From the Solanum lycopersicum chromosome 10, SLM_r2.1 genome, one window contains:
- the LOC104649551 gene encoding 21 kDa protein-like — protein MIKSEICYTNRWCGLYEFSQEYFLARRDEKKISRFFFVGCPDNWSQREITRDSQYREQTRSKSKVVAVESTSTGRLHPRLPTFVETQCRKTRYPEPCVTFLSNYVNPTSQDPQEIVHAALKVSLVRAIHTKTYIKNVLKEHNKQMKAKDHQAIKECLDEIYDGISQLTNSVIELQNLNLNGQEEFVWHQSNVQTWLSTVLTDAYTCLNGLNSGHSKGGKVKATIKAKVLNVAQVTSNALALFNGFASKYKSSHHG, from the exons atgataaagagTGAAATCTGTTACACAAACAg ATGGTGTGGTCTCTATGAATTCAGCCAAGAGTACTTTCTTGCacgaagagatgagaagaaaatCTCTAGATTCTTCTTCGTTGGATGTCCTGATAACTGGTCCCAGAGAGAAATAACTCGTGATTCTCAGTATAGAGAACAAACTAGGAGCAAATCCAAAG TGGTTGCAGTCGAGAGTACTAGTACTGGTCGACTACATCCACGCCTCCCTACCTTTGTGGAGACTCAATGTAGAAAAACTCGTTATCCAGAACCTTGTGTGACATTTTTATCCAACTATGTGAATCCAACATCACAAGATCCTCAAGAAATAGTTCATGCGGCCTTGAAAGTAAGCCTAGTTAGGGCTATACATACAAAAACGTACATAAAAAATGTCCTCAAGGAGCATAATAAGCAAATGAAGGCTAAAGATCATCAAGCAATAAAAGAATGTTTAGATGAAATCTATGATGGTATTTCCCAACTCACAAACTCAGTCATAGAgcttcaaaatttgaatttaaatggACAAGAAGAGTTTGTATGGCATCAAAGCAACGTTCAAACTTGGCTTAGTACAGTATTGACTGATGCTTACACTTGTTTGAATGGTCTAAATTCAGGCCATTCCAAGGGTGGTAAAGTGAAGGCTACAATCAAAGCTAAGGTTCTTAATGTTGCACAAGTTACTAGCAATGCTTTGGCTTTGTTTAATGGATTTGCTTCTAAATATAAGTCTTCTCATCATGGCTAG